The Synechococcus sp. WH 8101 sequence CCAGGGCACTGTTCTCTAGCAACAACTGATCGGTGAGCAGTCGCGCCAATTCAAGATCGGCCAAGGCATGGCCGGGATCGTCGCCCCGACTGATCGCTTCCAGCCGTCCCGCACCCAGGTTGGTTTCCTCCAGTTCACTGATGGCAGCCCAAAGCAGGCGATGGTGCTGAAGGCCAAAATCCTCCAGCTCCCGCTGGCGCAGCTCGCGCCGGATCTCCGGCCGATGGGACGGGCAATGGAGATACAACATCAACAGCTGAGCCTCACAACGCTCCCGTTGACTCGACTCGCCCGGCTGTTCAAAGCGGGCTGCCCGGCCATGCCAACGCTGACCCTTGACCTGCTGACGCAGGTCGTCTTCCAACTGCAAGGCCACCCGGCTCTGACCACCACTGAGGCGTTCAGCCACCTGCTGCAGGTAGTGGGTGCGCAGTGCGGACTGGGGCAATTTGCCCAGCAGTTGCACCATGCCTGACACCGCCTGCTGAAACTGGTCGGCCCGATCAAGATCACGCCCCTCCAGCACCTGCTCGATCTGCCAATCGAGCCAGAGCGGCGCCTGATCCAAGAGGGCGCGGTAGTCGCCGGCGCCATGATCCTGGAGAAATTCATCCGGATCCTTGCCCGAGGGCAGGTGGAGAACCCGCAATTCGAGCTGCCCCTGAAGGGCCAGCTGCTCCACCTCACCGATCGCCCGGTTGGCGGCACGCACACCAGCCCGATCGGCATCAAAGTTCAGAATGATGCGCTTGCTGTCGGTGCAACGGCAGAGCTGGGTGATCTGCTGACCGCTGAGCGCCGTGCCCAGAGAAGCCACCGCATTGGTGATGCCGGCAGCGTGGAGGGCGATGACATCGAAATATCCCTCCACCACCACAGCGCGATCGGCTTTGCGAATCGCGTTGGCGGCCCGATCCAATCCAAACAGGTGCTTGCCTTTTTCAAACACCTCCGTTTCCGGTGAATTGAGATATTTCGGTTCGCTGCCATCGAGGCTGCGCCCACCGAAACCGATCACCCGGCCCTGGCGGTCGTGGATCGGCACCATCACCCGATGGCGGAACCGGTCATAAAAGCCATTCCCCCCCTTGCGCGGCACCACCAGCCCCGCCGCCTCGAGCAGTTCAGGGGCCAGTCCCTCCACCTGCTGGAGATGCTTGAGCAGACCGTCCCACTGATCCGGGGCGTACCCGAGACCGAACTGCTCCAGCGTCGCCTCCCGCAGCCCCCGTTTCTCCTTCAGATAGGCGAGGGCCTCAGCGCCGCCGGCGCTTTTCAACTGGCCGCGGAACCAGCCGGCTGCCAAGGCGAGAGCCCGCTGCAACGTCTCACGACGGGACAGTTGCTGCCGCAGGCGCTCCTGCTGGGGGCCCTCGACGGTTTCAACCGGCAACTGATATTTGCGCGCCAGCTCCAGCACCACGTCACTGAAGCTGCGGCGCTGCAGCTCCATCAGAAACTTGATCGCATTGCCGCCGGCGCCGCAGGAGAAGCAGTAATAGAACTGCTTGGCGGGGGACACCGTCATCGACGGCTTGCTGTCGTCGTGGAAGGGGCAGATCCCCACGAACTCTCTGCCCTTCTTCTTGAGCACCACGTGCTCGCCGACGACATCGACGATGTCGGCCCGTTCCTTGACGGCGTCAATCGTGCGCGGGTGGAGCCTGGGCATCGCCATCCCCGCATTCTGCGAGACCCGGAGCCGGGTGGCATGGTTGACAGGCGATCGGCGCTGGATGGGGATGGCGAGCCTGCTCAAGGCCCTGCGTGGTCGACAGTCGGATGCGGAATGGCGAGCCTGCGGACTGCTGGTGGCCTGCGCCCTGGCGTTCAGCCTGATGACCGTGTGCGTGAAGCATCTCGGCGGTCGGCTGCCGGTAGCGGAAATCGTGCTGGTGCGTTCCGTGATCAGCCTGGCGATCACCCTCGCCATGCTCCAGCAAGCCCAGATCTCGCCCTGGGGACACCAACGCCCCCTGCTGATACTCAGGGGAGCCCTGGGCACCGGCGCCCTGCTGCTGTTCTTCGAAGCCCTGGCAAGGCTGCCCCTGGCCGCCGCCACGCTGATCCAATACACCTATCCAACCCTCACGGCGCTGACCGCCTGGCTGCTGCTCGGTGAACCCCTGCGCAAGCGCATCGGCCTCGCCGTGTTGCTCGGCTGGCTGGGGGTGACCCTGGTGGTGCAGCCCGAATGGATGGGGGAAACGGTGCGGAACCTGCCGCTGCTGGCGGTGCTGGTCGGCCTGGGAGGGGCCCTGCTCACCGCCCTGGCCTATGTGAGTGTGCGCCGCCTGTCGGTGCGGGAACACCCGCTGGTGATCGTGTTCTATTTCCCGTTCATCTCAGTGCCGGTGACCCTGCCACTGCTGTGGGGGCAGGGCGTCTGGCCCACCCTCACCGAATGGTTCTGGCTGATCGGCGTGGGGCTGTTCACCCAACTGGGTCAGGTATGGCTCACGGAGGGACTGGCGGTACTCCCCGCCGCCAGGGCGACCTCGATCAATTACGTGCAGGTGGCCTTCGCCACGCTCTGGGGTGTGTTGTGGTTCGCCGAACCGATCACGGGCACAGTGGTGATCGGGGCCGGCTGCGTGCTAGCCGCCACCCTGATCAGCCTGAGCGCGAGGCAGCCGCGCAGCCTTCAGGAAGGATCCAGCGGCAAAGGGTAGGTGACCCATTCCTGCGTGAGGCCATCAGACGATCCCACCGGCTGGGCCAGCCTCCAACTCTCTCCCCGTTCGCCTTGTTCCAGGAAGAGCTCGAAGGGGCTGTCGACCCGCACCCGATCACCGGGAAGCCGCCAATCGAAACGGCCGGTGAGATGAACGCCACGGTGCTCGCCCAGGCGGATGCTCTCCTGGTCTTCCAGCCGCACCCGGCTCACATCCGGATCCCCGGCGACATCGAGATCAAGGGAATGGGCGATCGCGGACTGCGTGAGTTGAATCTGCAGCCCGAGGGCGCTGAGCAGCACCGAGCGGGGCGGCTGGGAGCCACTACCGCAGGCGCTGAGACCGAGAAGAAGACACACACTGAGAAGCGGACCGAGCGATCGTTTCAGCAGCAAAGCCCTGGTGCGGGCCCAGGTGCGACTCAGCACGGAGACCCCCTGGGTGAACGGCGTCTGGTCGGGCAGCATGGGCGCAGGCGGGAACATCCCCATGATCGGCTGGCTGCAAGGGGATCGCATCGACACCTGGGAGCAGGGAACCCGGCGGGGCTGGCTGATCGCCTGTGCCGGCGTGGGCTACGAGGTGCAACTGTCGGAACGGCACATGGCCGATCCAGAGCAGCAACGCCAGGTGACCCTCTGGATCCACCAGGTGCAGAAGGAGGATGGCAGCAGTCTTTTCGGCTTTCCGGAACGGCGTGAACGCGATCTGTTTCGTCAGCTGATCAGCGTGAACGGTGTGGGACCGCAGGTGGGGTTGGCGTTGCTGGCGTGCTGGCGTGCTGATGAGCTGGTGAACGCGATCCTTGATGGTGATGTGCGCCGCCTGAGCCAGGCGCAGGGGGTGGGGAAGCGCACGGCCGAGCGTTTGGCCGTGGAATTGCGCGATCGCCTCGCCGCCTGGAGCCACCGCGTGGACGCGCCACTCTCCCTGGTGGACCGCCAGGACGTGCACGCCCTACCGATTACGGCCGATCCCCTGCAGGATCTGCAGCTCACCCTGACCAGCCTCGGCTATGAGGATCTGGAGATCCGTCGTGCCCTCAAAGCGGTGGCGACCAGCGCCACCAGCCCTGCGGCAACGGACGGGGAGGCCTGGTTGCGGGAATGCCTGCGCTGGTTGAGCCGAGAGGCAAGTTGAGGGATTCACAGAGAGGCGAGCTGATGAGGGGGCCGTCGAGGAGGTAAATTGGTTGTTTGCACTGTCAGGGCCAGACGCCGCGCATGTCGCTCGATACCACCGAAAAGCAGCAACTGATCAACACCCATCAGACGCACGCCACCGACACCGGATCGGCGGAAGTGCAGGTGGCGATGCTGACCGAGCGAATCTCCAAGCTCAGCAGCCATCTCCAGCAGAACATCCACGACTTCTCGTCACGCCAGGGCCTGCTGAAGATGATCGGACGCCGCAAGCGCCTGCTCGGCTATGTGCGTGGGAAGAGCGAGGAGCGCTACACCAGCCTGATCGCCAAACTGGGCATCCGCGGCTGATCCGCCGCGGTTCCGCCTCGCTCCCCTGCCTTGATGGCCGATCCACGCCGCCCCCTTCCTTTCGAGCCTCGTCGTGCCCCCGCTGCTGGCCCATCCAGCGGCAATGGGAAGCCAAGCAAGGCGAGCCAATCAGCGAAGGGTAGAGCGAACACTGAGGCAATCCCCAAGCACGTGGCCAATCGGATGGCACGCCGGGTGGCGATCGCCACGGGTGTGCCATCCGTGCTTGGCATGGCCGTGTTTGTGATCAGCTACTGGTTGGTGAGTCGAGGCATTCTCGATATTCCCCCCGGTGTCACCCTGCTCGCTTCCGGTGGCTGCTTTCTGCTGGGGCTGGTGGGTTTGAGTTTCGGTGTGCTCTCTGCCAGCTGGGAACCCGAGGCCGGAAGCCTGCTGGGGCTTGAAAACATTAAGCCCAATCTTCAACGCATGCGCAGCTCGATCAAAGCCCAGAAGAGCTGAATCAACTGAGCAGGGGATCGGTGCAACGCGCTGTGAAGGCCTTTGCAGACAGATCGCTGGCGGCCAGGGCCGCATCGCGCACACAGAACTGGGGTCCAAAGCGCACGTAACGCACCTGGGGTCCTTGGCGAACGGCCGCCACCACAGGAACGCGCACCCCCAACTCATCCTGTTGGGGCCGGTGCGACTGCAGGCATTCCCGCAGCCGGTGCTGCACCGCCACATCGCTGGCCTGGTCAGGATCAAGCTCCACAAGCAACAGGCGCAGATCATCGATGGCGCGGCAGTCGTCCACGATCAACTGAACCCGCTCATCGCGGCGATCCACCGCAGCCCACACCAGCAGACGGGCCTCGGCCATCAGGTGATCGGCCAGACGGGCATAACTCTTCGGGAACACCACGGCTTCGCAGCTGCCGGTGAGATCCTCCAGCTGCAGCACAGCCATGCGATCACCCTTGCGGGTGGTCACCTGACGCAGCTCACTGACCATCGCGATCGCACTGACCTTGGCCTTGTCGGCCTGCTCCTGCAGGCTTGCCAAGCCAATGGGAGCCAACAGCCTGGCCGGTGGCCTGAGCTGTTTGAGCGGATGGTCGGACAGATAAAAGCCCACCAGTTCCTTCTCAAGCCGCAGTTTTTCGGAGGGGTGGTAGTCAGGAACGGGGGCAGCCTTGGGGGCCAGGCTGAGATCCGCAGGGCCCGATCCCGCACTGTCTGCGGCGGACGCCATCAGATCAAACAAATTGCCCTGGCCGCTATCGCGATCCTTCGCGCGGGACGAGGCCCAATCGAGCAACAGATCAAGATCGGCGATCAACTGGGCCCGATTCGCCTCGGGCGCCAGGGCATCCATCGCACCGCAGTGAATTAAAGATTCAAGGCTGCGGCGATTCAGCACCGATGAGGGCAAACGGTCGCAGAGATCGGCCAACGACTGGAACGGACCATCCGTCTCACGGGAGGCGATCAGCTGCCGGATCGCACCGTCACCGAGATTGCGCACCGCGGAGAGACCGAAAAGGATGCGATCGCCGGTGGGAGTGAAATCGGTGCCCGATGCATTCACATCCGGTGGCATCACTTCGATGCCCATGGCATTGCAGTTCGCGATGTAGCGCTGCACCTTGTCGCTGGCACCGGCATTCACCGTGAGCAGGGCCGCCATGTAGGCCACTGGGTAGTGGGCCTTGAGATAGGCGGTTTGATACGTCACTGCGCCATAGGCCGTGGAGTGGCTTTTGTTGAAGCAATACTCCGCGAAGAGCACCATCTGATCAAACAGCTCATCGGCGACCTTGTCATCGACACCGCGTTCGCAGGCGCCCTTCACAAAAATGCTGCGGTGTTTCTGCATCTCCGCCACCTTCTTCTTGCCCATGGCGCGACGCAACAGATCGGCCTCGCCCAGGGAGTAACCGGCCAGATCCTGAGCGATCTTCATGATCTGCTCCTGATACACCATGATCCCGTAGGTTTCCTGAAGGATTGGCTCTAGCGATTGATGGGCGAAATCAATCGCCTCGCGCCCATGCTTGCGATTGATGAACTTCGGAATCAGGCCGGCATCGAGAGGGCCAGGGCGATAAAGCGCCAGGATGGACGAAATGTCCTCCAGCGACGAGGGCTTCAGATCGCGAACAATCTGCCGCATTCCCGTTGATTCGAGCTGGAAGATACCTTCCAGATCACCGCGAGCGAGCAGAGCAAACGTGTCGGGATCCTTGGCAGGCAGTTTATCGGGATCAATCCGTTCTCCCAGGCTGGTCTCCACCAGCTCGAGAGTTTTGTCGATCATCGTGAGATTTTTGAGGCCAAGGAAATCCATCTTCAGGAGTCCCATCGACTCCACATCCTCCATGAAATATTGGGTGATCACCTGGCCGTCGTTGTTGCGCTGCAAGGGCACCAGTTCATCCAGCGGGTCAGCGGCAATCACCACCCCGGCCGCGTGCACACCGAAGGTTTTATTGGTGCCTTCGATGCGCATGGCCATGTCGACCCAGCGCTTCACCACCGGATCCTTGTCATATTTGTCGCGAAATTCAGGATTCGGAGACTCTTCTCCAATCATCGCCTTGAGCTTGGCGGGCTTACCGCGCACCACCGGGATCAACTTCGCCAGTCGGTCGGCATCGCCATAGGGGATATCCAGCACCCGCGCCACATCCTTCAACACCGCCTTGGAGGTCATGCGGTTGAAGGTGATGATCTGCGCCACCTTGTCGTCGCCGTAGCGGCGGGTGACGTAGTCGATCACTTCACCACGGCGCTCAATGCAGAAATCGGTGTCGATATCCGGCATCGATTTACGCTCCGGGTTGAGGAAACGTTCGAACAGCAAGCCATTGCTCACCGGATCGATATTGGTGATGCCAAGGGCGTAGGCCACGAGAGAGCCTGCCGCAGATCCACGGCCCGGTCCCACCGGAATGCCCTGGTCGCGGGCAAAGCGGATGTAGTCCCACACCACCAGGAAGTAGGTGGGGAAGCCCATCTGCTCCATGATTCCCAGCTCATAGGTGAGCCGTTCGCCGTAGGTGGGGGCGATCACCGCATCGGCATCGAGCTCCAGGCGCTCGCGCAGGCCACGCTCCGACACCTCCCGCAAATAACTCACCGGGGTGTGCCCCTCCGGGATTGGGAACCTCGGCATCTGGTACCGGCCGAGAATGTCGTAATCCTCGACCTTGTCGGCCACCAACGCCGTGGTGGTGATCGCCTCCTGCACCACCTCCGGCGCGAGATGGTCAGCGAAGAGACGCCCCATCTCCTCTTCGCTGCGGATGTATTCCGTGCCGGTGTAGCGCAGGCGTTTCTCGTCGCTGATCAGCTTGCCGGTGAGCACGCACAACAGGGCGTCGTGGGCCTCCACGTCGTGGCGCGTGAGGTAGTGGGCATCGTTGGTGGCGATCAGACCGATGCCCAGCTCCTTGGCGATGCGCACGATCTCCACATTGACGATGCGGTCTTCGGGAGAACCGTGATCCTGAATCTCAAGGTAGAAATCATCACCGAACACCTCCTGATACCAACGGGCCACATCCCTGGCCACATCCGGACGACCACGCAAAATCGCCTGAGGAATCTCGCCGCCGAGACAGGCCGTGGCGATGATC is a genomic window containing:
- the dnaG gene encoding DNA primase; translated protein: MAMPRLHPRTIDAVKERADIVDVVGEHVVLKKKGREFVGICPFHDDSKPSMTVSPAKQFYYCFSCGAGGNAIKFLMELQRRSFSDVVLELARKYQLPVETVEGPQQERLRQQLSRRETLQRALALAAGWFRGQLKSAGGAEALAYLKEKRGLREATLEQFGLGYAPDQWDGLLKHLQQVEGLAPELLEAAGLVVPRKGGNGFYDRFRHRVMVPIHDRQGRVIGFGGRSLDGSEPKYLNSPETEVFEKGKHLFGLDRAANAIRKADRAVVVEGYFDVIALHAAGITNAVASLGTALSGQQITQLCRCTDSKRIILNFDADRAGVRAANRAIGEVEQLALQGQLELRVLHLPSGKDPDEFLQDHGAGDYRALLDQAPLWLDWQIEQVLEGRDLDRADQFQQAVSGMVQLLGKLPQSALRTHYLQQVAERLSGGQSRVALQLEDDLRQQVKGQRWHGRAARFEQPGESSQRERCEAQLLMLYLHCPSHRPEIRRELRQRELEDFGLQHHRLLWAAISELEETNLGAGRLEAISRGDDPGHALADLELARLLTDQLLLENSALVTRLTPLLEPGELQRLSLEQPLQQLRGTAAMLERQKSLKRCRHLLEAWSGQRLETLERCIAALIQEEQQDPQPSVDMEQRIQSMFETLNADALRFQQLYYSERQHLSFLDQQRCAGYSPSVPVHPDSESSSALPPTA
- a CDS encoding DMT family transporter, producing the protein MASLLKALRGRQSDAEWRACGLLVACALAFSLMTVCVKHLGGRLPVAEIVLVRSVISLAITLAMLQQAQISPWGHQRPLLILRGALGTGALLLFFEALARLPLAAATLIQYTYPTLTALTAWLLLGEPLRKRIGLAVLLGWLGVTLVVQPEWMGETVRNLPLLAVLVGLGGALLTALAYVSVRRLSVREHPLVIVFYFPFISVPVTLPLLWGQGVWPTLTEWFWLIGVGLFTQLGQVWLTEGLAVLPAARATSINYVQVAFATLWGVLWFAEPITGTVVIGAGCVLAATLISLSARQPRSLQEGSSGKG
- the ruvA gene encoding Holliday junction branch migration protein RuvA; the encoded protein is MIGWLQGDRIDTWEQGTRRGWLIACAGVGYEVQLSERHMADPEQQRQVTLWIHQVQKEDGSSLFGFPERRERDLFRQLISVNGVGPQVGLALLACWRADELVNAILDGDVRRLSQAQGVGKRTAERLAVELRDRLAAWSHRVDAPLSLVDRQDVHALPITADPLQDLQLTLTSLGYEDLEIRRALKAVATSATSPAATDGEAWLRECLRWLSREAS
- the rpsO gene encoding 30S ribosomal protein S15 → MSLDTTEKQQLINTHQTHATDTGSAEVQVAMLTERISKLSSHLQQNIHDFSSRQGLLKMIGRRKRLLGYVRGKSEERYTSLIAKLGIRG
- a CDS encoding PAM68 family protein; the encoded protein is MADPRRPLPFEPRRAPAAGPSSGNGKPSKASQSAKGRANTEAIPKHVANRMARRVAIATGVPSVLGMAVFVISYWLVSRGILDIPPGVTLLASGGCFLLGLVGLSFGVLSASWEPEAGSLLGLENIKPNLQRMRSSIKAQKS
- a CDS encoding DNA polymerase III subunit alpha, giving the protein MAFVPLHNHSDYSLLDGASQLPQMVERCKELGMPALALTDHGVMYGAIELLKLCKAAGIKPIIGNEMYVINGSIEDPQQKKERRYHLVVLAKNVTGYRNLVKLTSLSHLRGMRGKGIFSRACIDKHLLKQYSEGLIIATACLGGEIPQAILRGRPDVARDVARWYQEVFGDDFYLEIQDHGSPEDRIVNVEIVRIAKELGIGLIATNDAHYLTRHDVEAHDALLCVLTGKLISDEKRLRYTGTEYIRSEEEMGRLFADHLAPEVVQEAITTTALVADKVEDYDILGRYQMPRFPIPEGHTPVSYLREVSERGLRERLELDADAVIAPTYGERLTYELGIMEQMGFPTYFLVVWDYIRFARDQGIPVGPGRGSAAGSLVAYALGITNIDPVSNGLLFERFLNPERKSMPDIDTDFCIERRGEVIDYVTRRYGDDKVAQIITFNRMTSKAVLKDVARVLDIPYGDADRLAKLIPVVRGKPAKLKAMIGEESPNPEFRDKYDKDPVVKRWVDMAMRIEGTNKTFGVHAAGVVIAADPLDELVPLQRNNDGQVITQYFMEDVESMGLLKMDFLGLKNLTMIDKTLELVETSLGERIDPDKLPAKDPDTFALLARGDLEGIFQLESTGMRQIVRDLKPSSLEDISSILALYRPGPLDAGLIPKFINRKHGREAIDFAHQSLEPILQETYGIMVYQEQIMKIAQDLAGYSLGEADLLRRAMGKKKVAEMQKHRSIFVKGACERGVDDKVADELFDQMVLFAEYCFNKSHSTAYGAVTYQTAYLKAHYPVAYMAALLTVNAGASDKVQRYIANCNAMGIEVMPPDVNASGTDFTPTGDRILFGLSAVRNLGDGAIRQLIASRETDGPFQSLADLCDRLPSSVLNRRSLESLIHCGAMDALAPEANRAQLIADLDLLLDWASSRAKDRDSGQGNLFDLMASAADSAGSGPADLSLAPKAAPVPDYHPSEKLRLEKELVGFYLSDHPLKQLRPPARLLAPIGLASLQEQADKAKVSAIAMVSELRQVTTRKGDRMAVLQLEDLTGSCEAVVFPKSYARLADHLMAEARLLVWAAVDRRDERVQLIVDDCRAIDDLRLLLVELDPDQASDVAVQHRLRECLQSHRPQQDELGVRVPVVAAVRQGPQVRYVRFGPQFCVRDAALAASDLSAKAFTARCTDPLLS